One stretch of Azoarcus sp. KH32C DNA includes these proteins:
- a CDS encoding phasin family protein, which produces MIPNAEKITQTIADVQDRNLDTATAIANAALDSNDHLLAATLGTWRSLIAEFANNANTIVDVKEVGELIKLETALGWRLIDKSTESARIAFEIIAQCQQTTLDLIEPRISHFTRELVSRLESAAESVKPGSNLAFAAVMSALEIVRNTAQNTQIETDSATDAPAESGRARKTA; this is translated from the coding sequence ATGATCCCCAACGCCGAAAAAATCACCCAAACGATCGCCGACGTCCAAGACCGCAATCTCGACACGGCAACGGCCATCGCCAATGCCGCGCTCGACAGCAACGACCACCTGCTGGCCGCGACGCTCGGCACCTGGCGCTCCCTGATCGCCGAATTCGCCAATAACGCCAATACCATCGTCGACGTCAAAGAGGTCGGCGAGCTGATCAAGCTCGAAACCGCCCTCGGCTGGCGCCTGATCGACAAGAGCACCGAGTCCGCGCGCATCGCCTTCGAGATCATCGCCCAGTGCCAGCAGACGACGCTGGATCTGATCGAGCCGCGGATTTCGCACTTCACCCGGGAACTCGTCTCCCGCCTCGAGAGTGCCGCCGAATCCGTCAAGCCGGGCTCGAACCTCGCCTTCGCCGCCGTGATGTCCGCACTGGAAATCGTCAGGAATACGGCACAAAATACGCAGATTGAGACCGACAGCGCGACCGACGCCCCCGCCGAATCGGGCCGCGCCCGGAAGACCGCATAA
- a CDS encoding VIT family protein: MDNRMQTFARPKHPERHRTKRIGWLRAAVLGANDGIVSTGSLILGVAAAEAARGSVLIAGVAGLVAGTLSMAAGEYVSVQSQADTEQADIDIERRELKHDAVGERRELAAIYVRRGVDPALADVVAEQLMARDALGAHIRDELGISSQLRARPLQAAAASAASFASGAALPLLVAAFGPPNALKPLVALFSLVFLAVLGSIAAQAGGAPVVKGACRVTFWGALAMAVTTGVGAWLGMG, encoded by the coding sequence ATGGACAATCGAATGCAGACTTTCGCTCGGCCGAAGCACCCCGAGCGCCATCGCACGAAGCGCATCGGTTGGCTGCGGGCCGCGGTGCTGGGTGCCAACGACGGCATCGTGTCCACCGGTAGTCTTATCCTGGGTGTGGCGGCCGCTGAGGCCGCGCGGGGAAGCGTGCTGATCGCAGGCGTTGCTGGCTTGGTGGCGGGGACGCTATCCATGGCGGCGGGAGAGTACGTCTCGGTGCAGTCGCAGGCGGACACCGAACAGGCCGACATCGACATCGAGCGGCGCGAGCTCAAGCATGACGCGGTCGGTGAGCGTCGTGAGCTGGCGGCGATCTATGTGCGCCGCGGCGTCGATCCGGCCCTCGCCGACGTGGTCGCGGAGCAACTCATGGCCCGTGACGCCCTGGGTGCCCATATCCGCGACGAGCTGGGCATCTCCAGTCAGCTGAGGGCGCGTCCCCTTCAGGCTGCAGCGGCGTCGGCGGCGAGTTTTGCGAGTGGGGCGGCGCTGCCGCTGTTGGTGGCCGCCTTCGGGCCGCCGAATGCGCTGAAGCCGTTGGTCGCGCTGTTCTCGCTAGTGTTTCTCGCAGTGCTCGGTAGTATCGCGGCACAGGCGGGGGGCGCACCGGTCGTGAAGGGCGCTTGCCGCGTGACTTTCTGGGGAGCGTTGGCGATGGCGGTGACAACGGGGGTGGGGGCGTGGCTGGGGATGGGGTAG
- a CDS encoding glutathione S-transferase family protein, which translates to MDKLKLTYFDFDGGRAEPARLALHIGGIPFEDFRFAPADFPEVRKTAPLNQVPTLQVNDRVVTQGDAITRYAGKLAGLYPEDPLQALLCDEIMSALEDVNAAISTTFGMKGDDFKKAREALAAETLPRYLRWLQRRLESSGGTYLADNRLTIADLKALVVLRWLTSGKLDHIPTDLVATVAPALAGYMDRIGSTPAIAKYYDKRALT; encoded by the coding sequence ATGGACAAACTCAAGCTGACCTATTTCGACTTCGACGGCGGGCGTGCCGAGCCTGCGCGATTGGCCTTGCATATCGGCGGCATCCCTTTCGAGGACTTCCGCTTTGCGCCGGCCGATTTTCCCGAAGTCCGCAAGACCGCCCCGCTCAACCAGGTTCCGACCCTGCAAGTGAATGATCGGGTAGTCACGCAAGGTGACGCGATCACGCGCTACGCCGGCAAATTGGCCGGGCTGTATCCTGAAGATCCGCTGCAGGCCCTGCTCTGCGACGAAATCATGAGCGCCCTCGAAGACGTCAACGCCGCAATCTCCACGACCTTCGGCATGAAGGGCGACGACTTCAAAAAAGCGCGCGAGGCGCTGGCGGCTGAAACACTGCCGCGGTATTTGCGCTGGCTCCAACGTCGGCTCGAAAGCAGCGGTGGAACCTATCTGGCCGACAACCGTCTGACGATCGCCGACCTCAAGGCGCTGGTCGTTCTACGCTGGCTGACCTCGGGCAAGCTCGATCACATCCCGACCGACCTGGTCGCCACGGTCGCCCCCGCGCTCGCCGGGTACATGGACCGGATCGGCAGCACGCCGGCGATCGCGAAATACTACGACAAGCGCGCCCTCACCTGA
- a CDS encoding bifunctional diguanylate cyclase/phosphodiesterase — translation MPPSFSLRRKTWLSHLLRDDWTILALGSVGISLILIVLIWVAAWQRLDAEKALLRYNATVHQENLVAAVSEKLTRTLDRGRQMVLVSDGSIDGTASGLQEIITPPTGTASGFVTTMVILTVMIALAASAVVRGIARQKRIVAALKATDHENRALIARLEDEKRRAFVMAAHDHLTGLPNRRMFGELVGTHLCRAKRSRKHYALLYLDLDRFKAINDTLGHHVGDLLLQSVAGRLRSTLRESDIVARLGGDEFAVLLTGLESVSDVEIVAAKLIEQIGVPMTNLAEHDIHVTPSIGIALFPRDGQDVDSLCRHADAAMYESKRTGRGQYTYYDPGLNVDRDRLFSLELRLPKAIADNELVLHFQPKVRLSDYRIVGFEALVRWQHPEFGLIYPGDFIPLAERSGLIVELGNWVAEACCHQLATWKEKGLDTVPIAFNVSARQLQDEELPQRIESILAKYDVSAKDLEVEITETTLVDSIEIARQVLDRLEKLGFGIALDDFGSGFSSLGYIRTFPIHRLKIDREFINDIRNSPDDGVIVASIIALAHNLNMQVLAEGVETIDQLIHLKTAGCDEVQGYFFSRPVPASQARELLVRSILAPASSCTAPT, via the coding sequence GTGCCCCCCTCCTTTTCCCTACGACGCAAAACCTGGCTCAGCCATCTCTTACGCGATGACTGGACCATCCTGGCGCTTGGCAGCGTCGGAATTTCCCTCATCCTGATCGTCCTGATCTGGGTCGCCGCGTGGCAACGGCTTGACGCCGAAAAGGCCTTGCTCCGATACAACGCGACGGTGCATCAGGAGAACCTCGTCGCTGCGGTTTCCGAGAAACTGACCCGGACGCTGGACCGAGGACGGCAGATGGTTCTGGTCTCCGACGGGTCCATCGACGGCACCGCCAGTGGCCTGCAGGAGATCATCACCCCGCCTACCGGCACGGCTTCCGGCTTCGTGACCACGATGGTAATACTGACCGTCATGATCGCGTTGGCGGCCTCCGCCGTCGTCCGGGGAATCGCACGGCAGAAGCGGATCGTCGCCGCGCTCAAGGCCACCGATCACGAGAACCGTGCCCTCATCGCGCGACTTGAGGACGAGAAGCGCCGCGCCTTCGTCATGGCGGCCCACGACCACCTCACCGGCCTGCCCAACCGGCGAATGTTCGGCGAGCTTGTCGGCACGCATCTGTGCCGCGCCAAGCGCAGCCGCAAGCACTACGCGCTGCTCTACCTCGACCTCGACCGGTTCAAGGCGATCAACGACACGCTCGGGCACCACGTCGGCGATCTTCTGCTGCAATCCGTTGCCGGGCGGCTGCGCTCCACATTGAGAGAGTCGGACATCGTTGCGCGCCTGGGCGGCGACGAATTTGCCGTGCTGCTGACAGGGCTCGAAAGCGTCAGCGACGTGGAGATCGTCGCGGCCAAGCTCATCGAACAGATCGGCGTGCCGATGACAAACCTCGCCGAGCACGACATCCACGTCACGCCCAGCATCGGGATTGCGCTCTTTCCGCGCGACGGCCAGGACGTCGATTCCCTGTGTCGTCATGCCGATGCAGCCATGTACGAGTCCAAACGGACGGGCCGCGGCCAGTACACCTATTACGACCCCGGCCTCAATGTCGACAGGGACCGTCTGTTCAGCCTCGAACTGCGCCTGCCGAAGGCCATCGCCGACAACGAGCTGGTATTGCATTTCCAGCCCAAGGTCCGGCTGTCCGACTACCGCATCGTCGGTTTCGAAGCCCTGGTACGCTGGCAGCATCCCGAATTCGGCCTGATCTACCCTGGCGACTTCATCCCCCTCGCCGAGCGAAGCGGACTCATCGTCGAACTCGGCAACTGGGTCGCGGAAGCCTGCTGCCACCAGCTTGCGACCTGGAAGGAGAAAGGGCTCGACACCGTGCCGATCGCGTTCAATGTCTCCGCACGACAGCTGCAGGACGAGGAACTCCCGCAGCGCATCGAATCCATCCTCGCGAAGTACGACGTGTCCGCGAAGGACCTCGAAGTGGAGATCACCGAGACCACCCTCGTCGACTCCATCGAGATCGCCCGCCAGGTGCTCGACCGGCTCGAAAAGCTCGGCTTCGGCATCGCACTCGACGACTTCGGCAGCGGCTTCTCCAGCCTCGGCTACATCCGCACCTTCCCGATCCATCGCCTCAAGATCGACCGCGAGTTCATCAACGACATCCGCAACAGCCCGGACGACGGCGTCATCGTGGCCTCGATCATCGCACTCGCCCACAACCTGAACATGCAGGTGCTCGCCGAAGGCGTCGAGACGATCGACCAACTGATCCACCTTAAGACGGCGGGCTGTGATGAGGTGCAGGGCTACTTCTTCAGCCGGCCGGTTCCCGCCTCCCAGGCGCGCGAACTCCTCGTCCGGTCGATTCTCGCGCCCGCATCGTCATGCACAGCACCAACATAA
- a CDS encoding PA2779 family protein, with amino-acid sequence MKKTSARVVPTALLALALGFQTPALRAEMVATPDVATRQSADAERAKVLQFMEQASVKERLQAMGVDGVAATDRVAALDQEEIHALAQRIDSMPAGGNLTTTEWILIVLIAILVAIAL; translated from the coding sequence ATGAAGAAGACTTCCGCCCGCGTCGTCCCGACTGCGCTGCTTGCGCTGGCTCTTGGCTTCCAAACGCCTGCCCTGCGCGCCGAAATGGTCGCCACCCCGGATGTCGCCACCCGCCAATCGGCGGATGCCGAGCGTGCCAAGGTGCTGCAGTTCATGGAACAGGCAAGCGTCAAGGAACGCCTACAGGCCATGGGGGTGGACGGCGTGGCCGCCACTGATCGTGTCGCGGCCCTGGACCAGGAAGAAATCCACGCTCTCGCCCAGCGCATCGATTCGATGCCGGCCGGCGGCAATCTGACGACGACGGAGTGGATACTCATCGTCCTGATCGCCATCCTGGTGGCGATCGCCCTCTGA
- a CDS encoding rhomboid family intramembrane serine protease, giving the protein MMQVHTPDPTYTSSERARANFRLALRIALGLVALLWLIMIVNGALDLSLERFGVRPRTWSGLPGILLAPLLHADIAHLFANSAPLLVLITAMLHLYPNSALRVVPAIYLGPGVAVWLWGRASIHIGASGLIYGLLAYVFVAGTIRHDRRAIAASLLVCFLYGSLVWGVLPIQPAMSWETHLSAALIGAVLAVALRRLDIPPRRRYSWEDEANNVDEEPGNK; this is encoded by the coding sequence ATGATGCAGGTTCACACCCCCGACCCGACCTACACCAGCTCCGAGCGCGCCCGCGCGAATTTCCGCCTGGCGTTGCGCATCGCGCTCGGCCTGGTCGCGCTCCTGTGGCTGATCATGATCGTGAACGGAGCACTCGACCTGAGCCTGGAGCGGTTCGGGGTACGTCCGCGAACATGGAGCGGATTGCCGGGCATCCTCCTCGCGCCACTGCTGCATGCAGACATCGCCCACCTCTTCGCCAACTCGGCTCCGCTGCTGGTGCTGATCACGGCGATGCTGCACCTCTATCCAAACTCGGCTCTTAGGGTGGTGCCCGCGATCTACCTGGGCCCGGGCGTCGCGGTGTGGCTGTGGGGCCGCGCGTCGATCCATATCGGTGCGAGCGGGCTGATCTACGGACTGCTCGCGTACGTCTTCGTTGCGGGCACGATCCGACACGACCGCCGCGCGATCGCCGCATCCTTGCTGGTTTGCTTCCTGTACGGAAGCCTCGTCTGGGGCGTACTGCCGATCCAGCCGGCGATGTCCTGGGAAACCCACCTTTCCGCCGCACTGATCGGCGCAGTCCTGGCGGTCGCGCTGCGGCGTCTGGACATTCCGCCTCGTCGCCGATACTCGTGGGAGGACGAAGCGAACAACGTGGACGAAGAGCCCGGCAACAAGTGA
- a CDS encoding DUF1801 domain-containing protein, whose protein sequence is MTKSESSNAERAAELIDRRIAELGDWRGETLSRMRKLIKEADPDVVEEWKWMGTPVWSHDGILCTGESYKSIVKLTFAKGASLEDPARLFNSSLDGKVRRAIDIHEGEEVDAEAFKALIRAAVALNTSAGKAKPRRAK, encoded by the coding sequence ATGACAAAGTCGGAGTCGAGCAATGCCGAGCGGGCAGCGGAACTGATCGACAGAAGAATCGCCGAGCTCGGGGATTGGCGCGGCGAGACCTTGAGCAGGATGCGCAAGCTGATCAAGGAAGCCGACCCGGACGTCGTCGAGGAGTGGAAATGGATGGGGACTCCCGTGTGGTCGCACGACGGGATCCTCTGCACCGGCGAGTCCTACAAATCGATCGTGAAGCTGACCTTTGCCAAGGGGGCTTCCCTGGAGGATCCGGCCAGGCTCTTCAACTCGAGCCTCGACGGGAAGGTCAGGCGCGCGATCGACATCCATGAGGGGGAGGAGGTCGACGCGGAGGCGTTCAAGGCACTCATCCGCGCCGCGGTCGCCCTCAATACGTCGGCCGGGAAGGCAAAGCCGAGGCGAGCGAAATAG
- a CDS encoding alpha/beta fold hydrolase — MPEPIAHARALGWLESLDKARRYAGQMLDRLELGPQESAFEVVLTRPCAQLRAYSPSRGGGPALLLVPAPIKRPYIWDLSPERSVVRRATERGFEVYLIDWTEAHGDEDELGLEAYALATLDDCVDAIRARSQSERIVLAGHSLGGTFAALYAACRPAAPAALVLIEAPVRFGDAAGAFKRMLDSGIPARTLVPSSPRIPGSLIDLLSVCASPATFELERYADFVASLASRPAFETHCRVERWALDEFALPRRLFEELVEHLYREDRFMRGELVLGDRVLLPGDVRAPLLAVYDPASRIVPPASVLDFCALAGSTEKEAIPYYGDTGVALKHVGALVGENAHRRIWPAVFDWLEQLAAH; from the coding sequence ATGCCCGAGCCGATCGCACATGCCCGCGCCTTGGGCTGGCTGGAATCGCTGGACAAGGCGCGCCGATACGCGGGACAGATGCTCGATCGCCTCGAGTTGGGGCCGCAGGAGAGTGCCTTCGAGGTCGTGCTGACCCGGCCCTGCGCGCAGCTGCGTGCCTATTCGCCATCGCGCGGCGGCGGGCCCGCCTTGCTGCTGGTGCCGGCGCCGATCAAACGACCCTACATCTGGGATCTCTCCCCCGAAAGAAGCGTGGTCCGCCGGGCGACGGAGCGCGGCTTCGAGGTCTACCTGATCGACTGGACCGAAGCGCACGGCGACGAAGACGAACTCGGTCTCGAGGCCTACGCGCTGGCCACCCTCGACGACTGTGTGGACGCTATCCGGGCGCGATCGCAGTCGGAGCGGATCGTCCTTGCCGGTCATTCGCTGGGCGGGACATTCGCCGCGCTGTACGCTGCCTGCCGGCCTGCGGCCCCCGCCGCCCTCGTGCTGATCGAGGCACCGGTGCGTTTCGGCGACGCGGCGGGCGCGTTCAAGCGGATGCTCGACAGCGGGATCCCCGCGCGCACCCTCGTCCCCTCCTCGCCTCGAATACCGGGATCGCTGATCGACCTGCTAAGCGTCTGCGCGTCGCCGGCAACCTTCGAGCTTGAGCGCTACGCCGATTTCGTCGCGAGCCTGGCATCGCGCCCGGCATTCGAAACGCATTGCCGCGTGGAGCGCTGGGCTCTCGACGAGTTCGCCTTGCCGCGCCGCCTGTTCGAGGAACTCGTGGAGCACCTCTACCGCGAGGACCGCTTCATGCGGGGCGAGCTCGTGCTGGGCGACCGCGTTCTCCTGCCCGGCGATGTCCGCGCGCCGCTGCTCGCCGTCTACGATCCCGCCAGCCGCATCGTGCCGCCCGCCTCGGTGCTCGACTTCTGCGCGCTGGCCGGCAGCACGGAAAAGGAGGCGATCCCTTATTACGGCGACACCGGTGTCGCGCTGAAACACGTCGGCGCCTTGGTCGGCGAGAACGCCCATCGGCGCATCTGGCCGGCGGTGTTCGACTGGCTGGAGCAGTTGGCTGCGCATTGA
- a CDS encoding putative Na+/H+ antiporter produces the protein MNPMSSHIVELIATALFAVALIHTFSTRLFERLADSHPRHAGIWHLLGEVEVVFGFWAMVLMVCIFVVGGRDEATAYLDSRNFTEPMFVFAIMVIAASRPILEFAGTLVRSVARYLPLPGAMPEYFVVLALVPLLGSFVTEPAAMTLAALMLRDRLLCAPVSSSLKYATVGVLFVNISIGGTLTPFAAPPVLMVAAKWNWDIWFMMSNLGWKAASAVVINAAAAMLLFRRELGQLASPSARSEAEIPPAMVLAHLLFLVLVVLFAHHAKIFMGVFMFFLGFSAAYPRHQNPLILREAFLVAFFLAGLVVLGGLQQWWLEPLLMGMDENAVFFGATALTAATDNAALTYLASLVEGLSEGFKIALVAGAVTGGGLTVIANAPNPAGVAILRERFPDNTVHPLGLLLAALPPTITAVLAFRLL, from the coding sequence ATGAACCCCATGTCTTCCCACATCGTCGAGCTGATCGCAACCGCGCTATTTGCGGTGGCGCTGATCCACACCTTTTCCACCCGGCTCTTCGAGCGTCTCGCAGACTCCCACCCACGTCACGCAGGCATCTGGCATCTGCTGGGCGAGGTCGAAGTCGTTTTCGGTTTCTGGGCGATGGTGCTGATGGTCTGCATCTTCGTCGTCGGCGGCAGGGACGAGGCGACTGCCTATCTCGACTCGCGCAACTTCACCGAGCCCATGTTCGTGTTTGCGATCATGGTGATCGCTGCTTCGCGGCCGATCCTGGAATTTGCCGGTACATTGGTGCGTTCCGTGGCGCGCTACCTCCCCTTGCCCGGAGCGATGCCGGAGTACTTCGTCGTGCTCGCGCTCGTCCCCCTGCTCGGATCCTTCGTCACCGAACCCGCTGCAATGACCCTCGCGGCCTTGATGTTGCGCGACCGGCTCCTCTGCGCGCCGGTGTCGTCCTCGCTGAAGTACGCGACCGTCGGCGTGCTCTTCGTGAACATCTCCATCGGCGGAACCCTCACGCCCTTCGCGGCGCCGCCGGTCCTGATGGTGGCTGCCAAGTGGAACTGGGACATCTGGTTCATGATGTCGAACCTGGGCTGGAAGGCGGCCAGCGCCGTCGTGATCAACGCCGCCGCCGCCATGCTGCTGTTCCGCCGCGAACTCGGTCAGCTTGCCTCCCCCTCCGCACGGTCGGAGGCCGAGATCCCCCCAGCCATGGTGCTCGCGCACCTCCTATTCCTCGTGCTCGTCGTGCTCTTCGCACACCACGCCAAGATCTTCATGGGCGTGTTCATGTTCTTCCTGGGCTTTTCCGCTGCCTATCCCCGGCACCAGAACCCCTTGATCCTGCGCGAGGCCTTTCTGGTGGCTTTCTTCCTCGCAGGCCTCGTCGTGCTCGGCGGATTGCAGCAGTGGTGGCTGGAGCCGCTGCTGATGGGCATGGACGAGAATGCCGTCTTCTTCGGCGCAACGGCGCTGACTGCCGCGACCGATAACGCGGCGCTGACCTACCTTGCCTCACTGGTCGAAGGCTTGAGTGAAGGATTCAAGATTGCCTTAGTCGCAGGGGCGGTCACCGGAGGCGGATTGACCGTGATCGCCAACGCGCCGAATCCGGCAGGCGTTGCGATCTTGCGCGAGAGATTTCCGGACAACACCGTCCATCCTTTGGGTCTGCTGCTTGCCGCCTTGCCTCCGACGATCACGGCCGTACTTGCGTTCCGCCTTCTTTGA
- a CDS encoding helix-turn-helix domain-containing protein, protein MSKKQNPPSTATPALAAHLAETLRRLRAERGWSLNRAAAETGVSKAMLGQIERAESSPTVATLWRIASGFHTPLSAFIEPPVRHEKPAFRSAAALRDRPASDPMWVAPLFPYDSQLGFELLELTLAPRYERHSEPHLPGVIEHVIVVRGTMEVLVDGSWHALSEGEAVRFPADRPHGYRNPGEAPAVCHNLICYTGTAAPIGAE, encoded by the coding sequence ATGTCGAAAAAGCAGAATCCACCTTCCACGGCTACTCCCGCGCTCGCCGCTCATCTGGCCGAGACGCTGCGGAGGCTGCGTGCCGAACGCGGCTGGAGCCTGAACCGCGCCGCTGCCGAGACCGGTGTCAGCAAGGCCATGCTGGGCCAGATCGAGCGCGCCGAATCCAGCCCGACCGTGGCGACGCTATGGCGCATCGCCTCCGGCTTCCACACGCCGCTTTCGGCCTTCATCGAACCGCCCGTGCGCCACGAGAAGCCCGCCTTCCGCTCCGCCGCCGCATTGCGTGACCGGCCTGCGAGCGATCCGATGTGGGTTGCACCGCTCTTCCCCTACGATTCGCAGCTCGGTTTCGAACTACTCGAACTGACGCTGGCGCCTCGCTATGAGCGTCACTCGGAACCTCACCTCCCCGGCGTCATCGAACACGTGATCGTCGTCCGCGGCACGATGGAGGTATTGGTCGACGGATCCTGGCACGCTCTGAGCGAAGGCGAGGCCGTGCGCTTCCCGGCCGATCGGCCGCATGGCTACCGCAACCCCGGCGAGGCACCGGCCGTTTGCCACAATCTGATCTGCTACACAGGAACTGCCGCGCCCATCGGGGCCGAGTGA
- a CDS encoding group 1 truncated hemoglobin — protein sequence MKKFRIALLAAAFTIGSSFAPLVSAQQADTQKPLYERLGGLKGITVVVDDFLDRLVANRTLNKNPAIKAGRKNSPTPYLKFQVSQMVCEVTGGPCKYTGKPMKESHAHLNISENEWDVMAKEFKKSLDKFKVPAAEQGELFAIVGKTKNDIVTRK from the coding sequence ATGAAGAAATTTCGGATAGCTTTGCTCGCGGCGGCATTCACGATCGGCAGTTCGTTCGCGCCACTGGTGTCGGCCCAGCAGGCGGATACTCAGAAGCCCCTGTACGAACGACTGGGTGGCTTGAAAGGCATCACCGTCGTGGTCGATGATTTCCTTGATCGTCTGGTGGCGAACCGGACGCTCAACAAGAATCCGGCCATCAAGGCGGGCCGCAAGAATTCGCCGACTCCCTACCTCAAGTTCCAGGTTTCCCAAATGGTCTGCGAGGTCACGGGGGGCCCATGCAAATATACGGGGAAGCCGATGAAGGAGTCCCACGCTCACCTGAACATCAGTGAGAACGAATGGGACGTCATGGCCAAGGAGTTCAAGAAGTCCCTGGACAAGTTCAAGGTCCCGGCGGCCGAGCAAGGGGAACTCTTTGCAATTGTCGGCAAGACCAAAAACGACATCGTGACGCGGAAGTGA
- a CDS encoding PA2778 family cysteine peptidase, which produces MLGSAGFRRAPDELRDEVYIPARQGSLQPEMLAAARRSGAVAYRLEPEPRALLKELAAGHPVVVLQNLRFDWAPEWHYAVAVGYDLSARQVVLRSGREKRLVMDIDAFDRSWAKSGRWAFVALPPDRLPATANEADYVAAAVALERTTPLAAEGAYRTAAGAWPHNLVARVGLGNAAYRRGDIKAAEAAFRQATADHPDSADAWNNLAQVLHERGQGAAARQAAERAVLIGGPRLPAYQRTLELVSGG; this is translated from the coding sequence GTGCTGGGGAGCGCCGGCTTCCGGCGTGCCCCCGACGAACTCCGCGACGAGGTCTATATCCCCGCCCGGCAGGGAAGCCTGCAGCCCGAAATGCTCGCGGCGGCCCGTCGGTCGGGCGCGGTGGCTTACCGACTCGAGCCGGAACCACGAGCCTTGCTGAAGGAACTGGCGGCCGGCCACCCGGTGGTCGTACTGCAGAACCTGCGCTTCGACTGGGCGCCGGAGTGGCATTACGCGGTCGCCGTCGGATATGACCTGTCTGCGCGGCAGGTTGTCTTGCGTTCCGGGCGCGAGAAGCGTCTCGTGATGGACATCGATGCCTTCGATCGTAGCTGGGCCAAGTCCGGGCGCTGGGCATTCGTTGCGCTGCCACCGGACCGGCTCCCCGCCACGGCAAACGAGGCGGACTACGTGGCCGCCGCGGTAGCGCTGGAGCGGACGACCCCCCTTGCCGCCGAGGGCGCCTACCGCACTGCCGCGGGCGCTTGGCCCCACAATCTCGTGGCCCGCGTCGGACTCGGCAACGCTGCCTACCGGCGCGGCGACATCAAAGCGGCCGAAGCAGCCTTTCGTCAGGCAACTGCCGACCACCCCGATTCCGCCGACGCCTGGAACAACCTCGCCCAAGTCCTGCACGAGCGGGGGCAGGGCGCGGCTGCGCGGCAAGCCGCGGAGCGGGCCGTGCTTATTGGCGGACCACGTCTCCCGGCCTACCAGCGGACCCTCGAGCTTGTCTCCGGAGGGTAG
- a CDS encoding Rossmann-like domain-containing protein translates to MTIASELIALLERFGARSTLPRIRALHLPPAFIPGTKSAEFCAIELEDGSIGLSYMLLGDTLASLAADTDIATLAGSDSLAVARWYVSESGARRTIGFAVVNALTRCLFERAGFIPDSAADSIGLLDPQPGEHIGMIGFFGPLVPRIVSSGARLTVAELDPTMAGEGAGYRVTLDASELASCSKVLSTSTVLLNDTLDAVLANCRSARYFAMIGPGASCLPDPLFERGVTLLGGNWICDREGFIDALKHGGAWGAHARKFALLREDYPGAAALLQRLK, encoded by the coding sequence ATGACTATCGCCAGCGAACTCATCGCCCTGCTGGAGCGCTTCGGTGCCCGCTCCACTTTGCCGCGCATTCGCGCGCTTCACTTGCCGCCGGCATTCATTCCGGGCACGAAGAGCGCCGAATTCTGCGCCATCGAACTGGAAGACGGCAGCATCGGCCTGAGCTACATGCTGCTTGGCGACACGCTCGCCTCGCTCGCTGCGGACACGGATATCGCCACACTGGCCGGCAGCGACAGCTTGGCCGTCGCGCGCTGGTACGTGTCCGAATCGGGGGCGAGGCGCACGATCGGCTTCGCGGTCGTGAACGCGCTGACCCGTTGCCTCTTCGAACGAGCCGGGTTCATCCCGGATTCGGCGGCCGATTCGATCGGCCTCCTCGATCCGCAGCCCGGCGAGCACATCGGCATGATCGGCTTCTTCGGCCCGCTGGTGCCCCGGATCGTCTCCTCGGGCGCGAGGCTCACCGTCGCCGAACTCGACCCGACGATGGCGGGCGAAGGCGCGGGCTATCGCGTGACGCTCGACGCCTCCGAACTCGCAAGCTGCAGCAAGGTGTTGTCGACGAGCACCGTCCTCCTCAACGACACGCTCGACGCCGTGCTCGCGAACTGCCGTTCGGCAAGGTATTTCGCGATGATCGGACCGGGCGCGAGCTGCCTGCCGGATCCGCTCTTCGAGCGCGGCGTGACGCTGCTCGGCGGGAACTGGATCTGCGATCGGGAGGGGTTCATCGACGCACTGAAACACGGCGGCGCCTGGGGGGCGCATGCGCGCAAGTTCGCGCTATTGCGGGAGGACTACCCCGGAGCCGCCGCATTGCTGCAACGGCTGAAGTAG